A single window of Channa argus isolate prfri chromosome 10, Channa argus male v1.0, whole genome shotgun sequence DNA harbors:
- the jakmip1 gene encoding uncharacterized protein jakmip1 isoform X3, whose product MQHSQRLDHRLQMLRGEVRAMTLEKERGEQVWKERLQRCQRQLKAKEDEMSRQSQYFENFKTQLQHKLTLAQDREQSLQSRIYTLEKQLLDMIVSAATGAAMISAVRITGGTMTFWKQQERLTTMRGEGEGEEERKEEKRKQWQPSVETERESGQDGDEGKSEKDTEGERNKDTRQSSDEARLQRFILSLQEDLRVLLEREEDGMTERKRLMEQLQGAQENSHFLGCQMEEMKAEMQRLKLSESSLLEEAEELREENHRLQQVLKEATNQIPSQSSQISESTCRSLGTSSPNCSTICPRSSNTTMTHSFVRGFGEVQGATSEGLAQTYSSAVPHVHHQDAAETVQKKTNDHSSSAKSDPVNLSACQGSRTNPNFQTLSLTTETIDEFKLGTLCSRGILNLEKNPSEESDALREAYRSMGLQKDLEALQEHSDSLEVALQHTQQLLQVMSEENIQLNLHLKKQAEEEAEAEQGSSREKIILLSSCNGADHPQPSSTPDNTILSLAQDDLALALNQENRALADRIQELLAHIELREEEVKKEETQLKEHISKLEEDRASLEQEKQEQGCLITELTRKTEDDLNTIMDLQQNLEESREQHNLKVHVGSLGDNVLNREELQLISGQQIADLTTASAPGSQHNNPSGLLQNSLQNTLQVSSLTDQVDQLIKSIQILKTDREELLGHLNCLREQQKEVALSVQIQTEEKQHLTRTIWGLKEEKDNISKSLAGLKQEREEFSKAVSALKNSRDNFIRSMSGLKEEKETLSGLEKEKQALMESLSSGKLEQDQILQSIQCLQRQNAQLGHEGLNLKQERDELTNSLKCLKENRDQFSYTLQEDCDKLKKSINSLREEKGQAEHSVSCLKQEEKQLRLEIQGLRVEKNSVHSAFISQTQTEERKQMQHLLNPNGADMTLVGIEEYDAEKCHIKNFKGNSTWKQSDLMREIEALGEQLKRSREELEETRAETKKLQSELCQSEARREEAEKKATQATEKGMRVIDLASQVEEIRTENASLTSQVRELQSSLTGVVREKTDAQLVKTQIEEQYNILSAQLRAKSVALEELNSEYIALKQGQGSKNDLSGVLTSLWTRYNNIRAKYDALLKRKSHTDLDIAPLKAKLSCLVVKCQERNSLLVQMMKAMHRHGCMDSTLTQQVEQLLSDSALQDYTATFTPGKSVNTQNHSAGFKAGFISDLPHYSGGLPPDPSSPAILPSVNKGHQNGFSEPGVKCRDLKSENHTCTTRECTENLQYCSSEVTVEKSEKNANFSPVQELINIYDSPSPAAPLKEALNTNTTQLFHSACGSEKLEFHHPDMKGKFSPGFTNLTESSPSPSSPLSSQGSSPSRRLSSPEKIINLHKQLQKTLMSSYQAPMCRGREEQPRKSLLFSAPADLISGSQTSEQNIGFDNPHSNSSQVTTGHTTNIPVIKPTAINKSVTLFNAVGSRSAGVKLSPNVFTDNHNRTVTSKTTTFANSGSSHLPLATMPLNKAKSISSSGSMVSLPTTSTKQMTISDISDAPRPAATPLTLRATGLDLPLSIGSDTNPKNTASDRTASSMSAPPKVNIFNMTSKTDGAALSYDDFVFTASCTPTTHPSPENSETSARRSPAGLEKTKRARPKPEAPAEVSAVEVIRTVGQSSLMIGWERPPLDELGCSNGTFVYGYRVFIDGDFHKSVMSSACTKCLCRITATSKWKSSSLGAMVWAWPSLAAAP is encoded by the exons ATGCAACACTCTCAGAGGCTGGACCACAGACTACAAATGCTCAGGGGGGAAGTCAGGGCCATG ACTCTGGAGAAAGAGCGAGGGGAGCAGGTATGGAAAGAGCGACTGCAGCGTTGTCAGAGACAGTTAAAGGCCAAAGAAGATGAGATGAGTCGCCAGTCCCAGTACTTTGAGAACTTTAAAACCCAACTTCAGCACAAACTCACCCTGGCCCAGGACAGAGAGCAGAGCCTTCAGAGCCGGATCTACACTTTAGAGAAGCAGCTACTTGACATGATTGTAAGTGCAGCCACGGGGGCAGCAATGATCAGTGCAGTCAGAATCACTGGTGGGACCATGACATTTTGGAAACAACAAGAGAGACTGACTACCATGAGAGGAGAgggtgaaggagaagaagagagaaaggaagagaaaaggaagcAATGGCAGCCAAGTGTTGAAACTGAAAGAGAAAGCGGACAAGATGGCGATGAGGGAAAATCAGAGAAAGatacagaaggagaaagaaacaaagatacAAGACAGAGCTCAGATGAGGCCAGACTGCAACGCTTTATCCTGAGCCTACAGGAGGATCTCAGGGTGCTgttggagagagaggaggatgggATGACAGAACGAAAAAGACTTATGGAGCAGCTGCAGGGGGCCCAGGAAAACAGCCACTTCCTCGGCTGCCAAATGGAGGAGATGAAGGCAGAGATGCAGCGGCTGAAATTGTCTGAAAGCTCCCTACTGGAGGAGGCAGAAGAGCTCAGAGAGGAGAACCACAGACTCCAGCAGGTCCTCAAAGAAGCTACAAACCAAATACCAAGTCAGTCATCTCAAATCTCTGAGTCCACATGTCGGAGTCTTGGGACCAGCTCGCCAAACTGCAGTACTATTTGTCCTCGGTCCTCTAACACCACCATGACACATTCTTTTGTACGGGGCTTTGGAGAG GTACAGGGGGCTACTAGTGAGGGTCTAGCCCAGACATATTCATCCGCAGTTCCACATGTCCACCACCAGGATGCAGCGGAGACCGTTCAGAAAAAGACCAACGATCACTCCTCATCTGCCAAATCAGACCCCGTAAACCTCTCTGCCTGCCAAGGATCCAGGACCAACCCCAACTTCCAGACACTCTCCTTGACTACAGAGACAATAGATGAGTTTAAACTGGGAACCTTGTGCTCCAGGGGAATTTTAAACCTAGAGAAAAACCCCAGTGAGGAATCTGATGCCTTGAGGGAAGCTTATAGGAGCATGGGCTTACAAAAGGATCTTGAGGCCCTTCAAGAGCACAGTGACAGCCTAGAGGTTgccctgcagcacacacagcaaCTGCTGCAGGTAATGTCTGAGGAGAATATTCAGTTAAACTTACACCTCAAAAAACaggcagaagaagaagctgAGGCAGAACAAGGGTCTTCAAGAGAAAAG ATCATCTTACTGTCTAGCTGTAATGGAGCTGATCACCCTCAGCCCTCCTCTACTCCTGATAACACCATCCTTTCCCTTGCCCAGGATGATCTTGCCCTGGCCTTGAATCAGGAAAACCGGGCCTTGGCAGACCGGATTCAGGAGCTGCTGGCTCATATTGAGCTCAGAGAGGAGGAGGTCAAGAAGGAGGAAACACAGCTGAAGGAGCATATCTCTAAGTTAGAAGAAGACAGAGCCAGCCTGGAGCAGGAGAAACAGGAACAAGGCTGTCTAATCACAGAACTCACCAGGAAGACTGAGGATGATCTCAATACCATCATGGATCTACAGCAAAATTTAGAGGAGAGTAGAGAGCAGCACAACCTCAAAGTACATGTGGGCAGTTTGGGGGATAATGTGCTAAACAGAGAAGAACTGCAGTTGATTTCTGGTCAACAAATAGCTGATTTGACTACAGCTTCAGCTCCTGGTTCACAGCATAATAATCCAAGCGGTTTATTGCAAAACAGTCTACAAAACACTTTGCAGGTTAGTTCGCTGACTGATCAAGTGGACCAGCTGATCAAGTCTATCCAGATCCTCAAAACAGACCGAGAAGAGCTCCTGGGCCACTTAAATTGCCTCAGAGAGCAGCAGAAAGAAGTAGCTCTGTCAGTCCAGATacagacagaagagaagcaGCACTTAACTCGGACAATTTGGGGactgaaagaggagaaagacaacatCTCTAAGTCTCTTGCTGGTCTCAAACAAGAGAGAGAAGAGTTTAGTAAAGCAGTCTCTGCACTGAAGAATAGTAGAGATAACTTTATTAGGTCAATGAGTGgcctgaaagaggaaaaagagactTTGTCTGgtcttgaaaaagaaaaacaggcacTGATGGAATCTCTTTCAAGTGGAAAATTAGAGCAAGATCAAATTCTGCAATCAATACAATGTTTACAGAGACAGAATGCCCAGTTAGGCCACGAAGGGCTCAATTTAAAACAGGAGAGAGATGAACTAACCAATTCCCTTAAGTGTCTCAAAGAAAATAGAGACCAGTTTTCCTACACTTTACAAGAAGACTGCgacaagttaaaaaaatcaattaacagtttgagagaagaaaaaggacaAGCTGAACATTCAGTCAGCTGTTTAAAACAGGAGGAAAAGCAGCTAAGACTTGAAATTCAGGGGCTAAGAGTAGAAAAAAACAGTGTCCATTCTGCTTTTATcagccaaacacaaacagaggagaggaaacaaaTGCAGCATCTGTTGAATCCAAATGGTGCTGATATGACCCTAGTTGGGATAGAAGAATACGATGCAGAAAAATGCCAcattaaaaacttcaaaggaaACTCTACATGG AAGCAAAGTGATCTGATGAGAGAGATTGAAGCTTTGGGAGAACAATTAAAGAGGTCACGAGAGGAACTGGAAGAGACTCGAGCAGAG ACCAAGAAGTTGCAGAGTGAATTGTGTCAGTCAGAAGCCAGgagggaggaggcagagaagaagGCGACTCAAGCAACTGAAAAAGGAATGAGAGTGATTGATTTAGCCAGTCAAGTAGAAGAAATCAGAACGGAAAATGCGAGCCTCACCAGCCAG GTGAGGGAGCTGCAGAGCAGCCTGACAGGTGTGGTCAGAGAGAAGACCGATGCTCAGTTAGTAAAGACACAGATAGAGGAGCAATACAACATCCtctcagctcagctcagagCTAAG TCGGTGGCTCTGGAAGAGTTGAACTCTGAGTATATCGCTCTAAAACAAGGGCAGGGCAGCAAAAATGATCTGAGTGGTGTTCTCACGTCACTCTGGACCCGCTACAACAACATTAGAGCTAAG TATGATGCACTCTTGAAAAGGAAGAGCCATACAGATCTGGATATAGCTCCTTTGAAG GCCAAGCTGTCATGCCTGGTGGTGAAGTGTCAGGAGAGAAACAGCTTGTTGGTTCAGATGATGAAGGCCATGCACAGACATGGCTGCATGGACTCTACGCTCACACAGCAGGTCGAGCAACTGCTCAGTGACTCCGCTCTGCAAGACTACACTGCAACATTCACACCAGGAAAGAGCGTAAACACCCAGAATCACAGTGCTGGGTTTAAAGCAGGATTTATTTCCGATCTTCCACACTACAGTGGTGGATTGCCACCTGATCCGAGCTCCCCTGCTATATTACCATCGGTTAACAAAGGGCACCAAAATGGATTCAGTGAACCTGGAGTCAAATGCAGAGacttaaaaagtgaaaatcacACTTGCACTACCAGGGAATGTACAGAAAATCTTCAATACTGCAGCAGTGAAGTCACAGTGGAAAAATCTGAGAAAAATGCCAATTTTTCACCCGTGCAAGAGCTCATCAATATCTATGATTCACCATCACCTGCTGCTCCATTGAAAGAGGccttaaatacaaacacaacacag CTGTTTCACTCTGCCTGTGGTTCAGAGAAACTTGAATTTCATCATCCAGACATGAAAGGGAAATTTTCCCCAGGTTTCACCAACTTGACTGAATCCTCACCGAGTCCATCCTCCCCACTCTCCAGCCAAGGAAGCAGTCCAAGCAGGAGGCTGAGTAGTCCCGAAAAGATCATCAACTTGCATAAGCAACTGCAGAAAACTCTGATGAGCAGCTATCAG gCCCCAATGTGCAGGGGAAGAGAAGAGCAACCCAGGAAAAGTCTATTGTTTTCAGCTCCTGCAGACCTGATCTCAGGCTCTCAGACAAGTGAGCAGAACATTGGTTTTGATAATCCCCATTCCAACTCCTCCCAAGTCACCACAGGCCATACTACAAACATTCCTGTAATAAAACCTACTGCCATTAATAAGTCAGTAACACTTTTTAATGCAGTTGGCTCAAGATCTGCTGGTGTGAAACTCAGCCCTAATGTGTTTACTGACAATCACAACAGAACAGTTACATCTAAAACTACAACATTTGCTAATTCTGGCTCATCTCACCTTCCTTTGGCCACTATGCCACTTAACAAAGCCAAATCCATCTCAAGCAGTGGTTCTATGGTATCTTTACCCACAACATCGACAAAGCAAATGACTATTTCTGACATATCTGATGCACCACGTCCAGCTGCCACTCCTTTAACTCTGAGGGCCACTGGCTTGGACTTGCCTCTGTCAATAGGTTCTGACACAAATCCAAAAAACACTGCCTCAGACAGAACTGCCTCTAGCATGTCAGCACCCCCAAaggttaatatttttaatatgactTCAAAAACGGATGGTGCTGCCCTGTCATATGACGACTTTGTGTTCACTGCATCCTGCACTCCAACCACACATCCCTCTCCTGAGAACTCCGAAACATCTGCCAGAAGGTCTCCTGCTGGCCTAGAAAAGACCAAGAGAGCAAGACCTAAACCAG AAGCTCCAGCAGAGGTGAGTGCTGTTGAGGTCATTAGAACAGTGGGCCAGAGCAGCCTCATGATTGGCTGGGAGAGGCCTCCCCTCGATGAACTGGGCTGCAGTAACGGCACGTTTGTGTATGGATACAGG GTGTTCATTGACGGAGACTTCCACAAATCTGTCATGAGCTCAGCATGCACCAAG TGTCTCTGTAGAATTACGGCAACGTCTAAGTGGAAGTCTTCCTCGTTAGGGGCCATGGTGTG GGCATGGCCATCTTTAGCTGCAGCGCCTTGA
- the jakmip1 gene encoding uncharacterized protein jakmip1 isoform X4 yields MQHSQRLDHRLQMLRGEVRAMTLEKERGEQVWKERLQRCQRQLKAKEDEMSRQSQYFENFKTQLQHKLTLAQDREQSLQSRIYTLEKQLLDMIVSAATGAAMISAVRITGGTMTFWKQQERLTTMRGEGEGEEERKEEKRKQWQPSVETERESGQDGDEGKSEKDTEGERNKDTRQSSDEARLQRFILSLQEDLRVLLEREEDGMTERKRLMEQLQGAQENSHFLGCQMEEMKAEMQRLKLSESSLLEEAEELREENHRLQQVLKEATNQIPSQSSQISESTCRSLGTSSPNCSTICPRSSNTTMTHSFVRGFGEVQGATSEGLAQTYSSAVPHVHHQDAAETVQKKTNDHSSSAKSDPVNLSACQGSRTNPNFQTLSLTTETIDEFKLGTLCSRGILNLEKNPSEESDALREAYRSMGLQKDLEALQEHSDSLEVALQHTQQLLQVMSEENIQLNLHLKKQAEEEAEAEQGSSREKIILLSSCNGADHPQPSSTPDNTILSLAQDDLALALNQENRALADRIQELLAHIELREEEVKKEETQLKEHISKLEEDRASLEQEKQEQGCLITELTRKTEDDLNTIMDLQQNLEESREQHNLKVHVGSLGDNVLNREELQLISGQQIADLTTASAPGSQHNNPSGLLQNSLQNTLQVSSLTDQVDQLIKSIQILKTDREELLGHLNCLREQQKEVALSVQIQTEEKQHLTRTIWGLKEEKDNISKSLAGLKQEREEFSKAVSALKNSRDNFIRSMSGLKEEKETLSGLEKEKQALMESLSSGKLEQDQILQSIQCLQRQNAQLGHEGLNLKQERDELTNSLKCLKENRDQFSYTLQEDCDKLKKSINSLREEKGQAEHSVSCLKQEEKQLRLEIQGLRVEKNSVHSAFISQTQTEERKQMQHLLNPNGADMTLVGIEEYDAEKCHIKNFKGNSTWKQSDLMREIEALGEQLKRSREELEETRAETKKLQSELCQSEARREEAEKKATQATEKGMRVIDLASQVEEIRTENASLTSQVRELQSSLTGVVREKTDAQLVKTQIEEQYNILSAQLRAKSVALEELNSEYIALKQGQGSKNDLSGVLTSLWTRYNNIRAKYDALLKRKSHTDLDIAPLKAKLSCLVVKCQERNSLLVQMMKAMHRHGCMDSTLTQQVEQLLSDSALQDYTATFTPGKSVNTQNHSAGFKAGFISDLPHYSGGLPPDPSSPAILPSVNKGHQNGFSEPGVKCRDLKSENHTCTTRECTENLQYCSSEVTVEKSEKNANFSPVQELINIYDSPSPAAPLKEALNTNTTQLFHSACGSEKLEFHHPDMKGKFSPGFTNLTESSPSPSSPLSSQGSSPSRRLSSPEKIINLHKQLQKTLMSSYQAPMCRGREEQPRKSLLFSAPADLISGSQTSEQNIGFDNPHSNSSQVTTGHTTNIPVIKPTAINKSVTLFNAVGSRSAGVKLSPNVFTDNHNRTVTSKTTTFANSGSSHLPLATMPLNKAKSISSSGSMVSLPTTSTKQMTISDISDAPRPAATPLTLRATGLDLPLSIGSDTNPKNTASDRTASSMSAPPKVNIFNMTSKTDGAALSYDDFVFTASCTPTTHPSPENSETSARRSPAGLEKTKRARPKPEAPAEVSAVEVIRTVGQSSLMIGWERPPLDELGCSNGTFVYGYRVGRMNWQCLCRITATSKWKSSSLGAMVWAWPSLAAAP; encoded by the exons ATGCAACACTCTCAGAGGCTGGACCACAGACTACAAATGCTCAGGGGGGAAGTCAGGGCCATG ACTCTGGAGAAAGAGCGAGGGGAGCAGGTATGGAAAGAGCGACTGCAGCGTTGTCAGAGACAGTTAAAGGCCAAAGAAGATGAGATGAGTCGCCAGTCCCAGTACTTTGAGAACTTTAAAACCCAACTTCAGCACAAACTCACCCTGGCCCAGGACAGAGAGCAGAGCCTTCAGAGCCGGATCTACACTTTAGAGAAGCAGCTACTTGACATGATTGTAAGTGCAGCCACGGGGGCAGCAATGATCAGTGCAGTCAGAATCACTGGTGGGACCATGACATTTTGGAAACAACAAGAGAGACTGACTACCATGAGAGGAGAgggtgaaggagaagaagagagaaaggaagagaaaaggaagcAATGGCAGCCAAGTGTTGAAACTGAAAGAGAAAGCGGACAAGATGGCGATGAGGGAAAATCAGAGAAAGatacagaaggagaaagaaacaaagatacAAGACAGAGCTCAGATGAGGCCAGACTGCAACGCTTTATCCTGAGCCTACAGGAGGATCTCAGGGTGCTgttggagagagaggaggatgggATGACAGAACGAAAAAGACTTATGGAGCAGCTGCAGGGGGCCCAGGAAAACAGCCACTTCCTCGGCTGCCAAATGGAGGAGATGAAGGCAGAGATGCAGCGGCTGAAATTGTCTGAAAGCTCCCTACTGGAGGAGGCAGAAGAGCTCAGAGAGGAGAACCACAGACTCCAGCAGGTCCTCAAAGAAGCTACAAACCAAATACCAAGTCAGTCATCTCAAATCTCTGAGTCCACATGTCGGAGTCTTGGGACCAGCTCGCCAAACTGCAGTACTATTTGTCCTCGGTCCTCTAACACCACCATGACACATTCTTTTGTACGGGGCTTTGGAGAG GTACAGGGGGCTACTAGTGAGGGTCTAGCCCAGACATATTCATCCGCAGTTCCACATGTCCACCACCAGGATGCAGCGGAGACCGTTCAGAAAAAGACCAACGATCACTCCTCATCTGCCAAATCAGACCCCGTAAACCTCTCTGCCTGCCAAGGATCCAGGACCAACCCCAACTTCCAGACACTCTCCTTGACTACAGAGACAATAGATGAGTTTAAACTGGGAACCTTGTGCTCCAGGGGAATTTTAAACCTAGAGAAAAACCCCAGTGAGGAATCTGATGCCTTGAGGGAAGCTTATAGGAGCATGGGCTTACAAAAGGATCTTGAGGCCCTTCAAGAGCACAGTGACAGCCTAGAGGTTgccctgcagcacacacagcaaCTGCTGCAGGTAATGTCTGAGGAGAATATTCAGTTAAACTTACACCTCAAAAAACaggcagaagaagaagctgAGGCAGAACAAGGGTCTTCAAGAGAAAAG ATCATCTTACTGTCTAGCTGTAATGGAGCTGATCACCCTCAGCCCTCCTCTACTCCTGATAACACCATCCTTTCCCTTGCCCAGGATGATCTTGCCCTGGCCTTGAATCAGGAAAACCGGGCCTTGGCAGACCGGATTCAGGAGCTGCTGGCTCATATTGAGCTCAGAGAGGAGGAGGTCAAGAAGGAGGAAACACAGCTGAAGGAGCATATCTCTAAGTTAGAAGAAGACAGAGCCAGCCTGGAGCAGGAGAAACAGGAACAAGGCTGTCTAATCACAGAACTCACCAGGAAGACTGAGGATGATCTCAATACCATCATGGATCTACAGCAAAATTTAGAGGAGAGTAGAGAGCAGCACAACCTCAAAGTACATGTGGGCAGTTTGGGGGATAATGTGCTAAACAGAGAAGAACTGCAGTTGATTTCTGGTCAACAAATAGCTGATTTGACTACAGCTTCAGCTCCTGGTTCACAGCATAATAATCCAAGCGGTTTATTGCAAAACAGTCTACAAAACACTTTGCAGGTTAGTTCGCTGACTGATCAAGTGGACCAGCTGATCAAGTCTATCCAGATCCTCAAAACAGACCGAGAAGAGCTCCTGGGCCACTTAAATTGCCTCAGAGAGCAGCAGAAAGAAGTAGCTCTGTCAGTCCAGATacagacagaagagaagcaGCACTTAACTCGGACAATTTGGGGactgaaagaggagaaagacaacatCTCTAAGTCTCTTGCTGGTCTCAAACAAGAGAGAGAAGAGTTTAGTAAAGCAGTCTCTGCACTGAAGAATAGTAGAGATAACTTTATTAGGTCAATGAGTGgcctgaaagaggaaaaagagactTTGTCTGgtcttgaaaaagaaaaacaggcacTGATGGAATCTCTTTCAAGTGGAAAATTAGAGCAAGATCAAATTCTGCAATCAATACAATGTTTACAGAGACAGAATGCCCAGTTAGGCCACGAAGGGCTCAATTTAAAACAGGAGAGAGATGAACTAACCAATTCCCTTAAGTGTCTCAAAGAAAATAGAGACCAGTTTTCCTACACTTTACAAGAAGACTGCgacaagttaaaaaaatcaattaacagtttgagagaagaaaaaggacaAGCTGAACATTCAGTCAGCTGTTTAAAACAGGAGGAAAAGCAGCTAAGACTTGAAATTCAGGGGCTAAGAGTAGAAAAAAACAGTGTCCATTCTGCTTTTATcagccaaacacaaacagaggagaggaaacaaaTGCAGCATCTGTTGAATCCAAATGGTGCTGATATGACCCTAGTTGGGATAGAAGAATACGATGCAGAAAAATGCCAcattaaaaacttcaaaggaaACTCTACATGG AAGCAAAGTGATCTGATGAGAGAGATTGAAGCTTTGGGAGAACAATTAAAGAGGTCACGAGAGGAACTGGAAGAGACTCGAGCAGAG ACCAAGAAGTTGCAGAGTGAATTGTGTCAGTCAGAAGCCAGgagggaggaggcagagaagaagGCGACTCAAGCAACTGAAAAAGGAATGAGAGTGATTGATTTAGCCAGTCAAGTAGAAGAAATCAGAACGGAAAATGCGAGCCTCACCAGCCAG GTGAGGGAGCTGCAGAGCAGCCTGACAGGTGTGGTCAGAGAGAAGACCGATGCTCAGTTAGTAAAGACACAGATAGAGGAGCAATACAACATCCtctcagctcagctcagagCTAAG TCGGTGGCTCTGGAAGAGTTGAACTCTGAGTATATCGCTCTAAAACAAGGGCAGGGCAGCAAAAATGATCTGAGTGGTGTTCTCACGTCACTCTGGACCCGCTACAACAACATTAGAGCTAAG TATGATGCACTCTTGAAAAGGAAGAGCCATACAGATCTGGATATAGCTCCTTTGAAG GCCAAGCTGTCATGCCTGGTGGTGAAGTGTCAGGAGAGAAACAGCTTGTTGGTTCAGATGATGAAGGCCATGCACAGACATGGCTGCATGGACTCTACGCTCACACAGCAGGTCGAGCAACTGCTCAGTGACTCCGCTCTGCAAGACTACACTGCAACATTCACACCAGGAAAGAGCGTAAACACCCAGAATCACAGTGCTGGGTTTAAAGCAGGATTTATTTCCGATCTTCCACACTACAGTGGTGGATTGCCACCTGATCCGAGCTCCCCTGCTATATTACCATCGGTTAACAAAGGGCACCAAAATGGATTCAGTGAACCTGGAGTCAAATGCAGAGacttaaaaagtgaaaatcacACTTGCACTACCAGGGAATGTACAGAAAATCTTCAATACTGCAGCAGTGAAGTCACAGTGGAAAAATCTGAGAAAAATGCCAATTTTTCACCCGTGCAAGAGCTCATCAATATCTATGATTCACCATCACCTGCTGCTCCATTGAAAGAGGccttaaatacaaacacaacacag CTGTTTCACTCTGCCTGTGGTTCAGAGAAACTTGAATTTCATCATCCAGACATGAAAGGGAAATTTTCCCCAGGTTTCACCAACTTGACTGAATCCTCACCGAGTCCATCCTCCCCACTCTCCAGCCAAGGAAGCAGTCCAAGCAGGAGGCTGAGTAGTCCCGAAAAGATCATCAACTTGCATAAGCAACTGCAGAAAACTCTGATGAGCAGCTATCAG gCCCCAATGTGCAGGGGAAGAGAAGAGCAACCCAGGAAAAGTCTATTGTTTTCAGCTCCTGCAGACCTGATCTCAGGCTCTCAGACAAGTGAGCAGAACATTGGTTTTGATAATCCCCATTCCAACTCCTCCCAAGTCACCACAGGCCATACTACAAACATTCCTGTAATAAAACCTACTGCCATTAATAAGTCAGTAACACTTTTTAATGCAGTTGGCTCAAGATCTGCTGGTGTGAAACTCAGCCCTAATGTGTTTACTGACAATCACAACAGAACAGTTACATCTAAAACTACAACATTTGCTAATTCTGGCTCATCTCACCTTCCTTTGGCCACTATGCCACTTAACAAAGCCAAATCCATCTCAAGCAGTGGTTCTATGGTATCTTTACCCACAACATCGACAAAGCAAATGACTATTTCTGACATATCTGATGCACCACGTCCAGCTGCCACTCCTTTAACTCTGAGGGCCACTGGCTTGGACTTGCCTCTGTCAATAGGTTCTGACACAAATCCAAAAAACACTGCCTCAGACAGAACTGCCTCTAGCATGTCAGCACCCCCAAaggttaatatttttaatatgactTCAAAAACGGATGGTGCTGCCCTGTCATATGACGACTTTGTGTTCACTGCATCCTGCACTCCAACCACACATCCCTCTCCTGAGAACTCCGAAACATCTGCCAGAAGGTCTCCTGCTGGCCTAGAAAAGACCAAGAGAGCAAGACCTAAACCAG AAGCTCCAGCAGAGGTGAGTGCTGTTGAGGTCATTAGAACAGTGGGCCAGAGCAGCCTCATGATTGGCTGGGAGAGGCCTCCCCTCGATGAACTGGGCTGCAGTAACGGCACGTTTGTGTATGGATACAGGGTAGGAAGAATGAACTGGCAG TGTCTCTGTAGAATTACGGCAACGTCTAAGTGGAAGTCTTCCTCGTTAGGGGCCATGGTGTG GGCATGGCCATCTTTAGCTGCAGCGCCTTGA